CAGGCAACGAACGCTATGTGGGTCGTACTGTAGATGAGCTATTCCGGATTGGCGCGAATGTCATTTATGGACCAGGTTCTGTCACAGGCGTACACGTGTCCGGTCACGGCTCTCAGGAAGAGCTCAAGCTGATGCTGAATTTAATGAAACCTAAGTATTTTATTCCGATTCACGGTGAATACCGCATGTTACGTCAACACGCCCTACTGGCTGAATCCGTTGGCATTGATAAAGAAGATATTTTCATTTGTGATATTGGCGATACGGTTGAAATCCAGAATGGAGTTGCCCGCAAAGGCTCGAAAGTGCAGAGCGGCAACATATTGATCGATGGACTAGGTGTTGGCGATGTAGGTAATATTGTTCTTAGAGACCGCAAATTGTTGTCTCAAGACGGTATTCTCGTTGTTGTCGTTACACTAAGTAAGCAGGATGGCACCATCCTATCCGGTCCGGATATCATTTCTCGAGGATTCGTCTATGTTAGAGAGTCCGAGGGACTGCTTGAGGAAGCAAACCGTATTGTAACGAATACATTAACCAAGTTAATGAATGAGAATGTAAATGAATGGGCATCTTTAAAAACTAATGTGAAAGATGCACTTGGACGATTTTTATATGAGCAAACCAGAAGAAGACCAATGATTCTTCCTATTATTATGGAAGTCTAGTCTCGAACAAGTCACTTGAACCTATGCAAATAACAAAGGCTCTTCCCGACAAAAAAGGAGGGCCTTTTTACGTATACAGCTTTTAGCCCGAAGAGTAAAAACCATCTTCTTCTATAAATGTGAATGAAACTCGACCTGTCTATTCATACTATGGGAGATTATGAATAGGGAGGAATCGAATGTGGGAGCACAAGAGCCAAAAGAAATAGGGAATGAAGAATCGAAGAAAAATGCCACACTTGAGAATATACAACAGCTAGGTCAAACAAATACGCCAGCAGGTGAATCCAATATTTTTTGTCTGACGATTATCGGTCAAGTCGAGGGGCATGTGGTACTTCCTCCTCAGAACAAGACAACGAAATATGAACATATTATTCCTCAGCTTGTAGCCGCGGAGCAGAACCCCAAGATTGAGGGGGTTATGATCATTCTGAATACCGTCGGCGGTGATGTAGAAGCCGGGCTTGCGATTGCTGAAATGATATCAACCTTATCCAAGCCAACCGTTACACTTGTTTTGGGAGGCGGGCACAGCATAGGTGTTCCGATAGCCGTATCGGCGAACCATTCTATTATCGCGGAAACGGCGACCATGACAATTCATCCAATTCGCTTAAACGGCTTAGTGATTGGCGTACCTCAAACTTTTGAATATTTGGATAAAATGCAGGAACGTGTCGTTCGTTTTGTAACTAAGCATTCTAATGTGACGGAAGAAAAATTCAAAGAGTTGATGTTTAAAACAGGCGAGTTGACGCGTGATATCGGAACGACGGTCATTGGAGCGGATGCGGTCAAATATGGTTTGATCGATAGAGTTGGGGGAGTAGGAGAAGCTATACAGGAGTTGAACCAACGCATTGAACAAAGAAAATCGAATGTGACAGGCGGATTGGTACAATGATTCA
This genomic window from Paenibacillus hexagrammi contains:
- a CDS encoding ClpP family protease, which gives rise to MNREESNVGAQEPKEIGNEESKKNATLENIQQLGQTNTPAGESNIFCLTIIGQVEGHVVLPPQNKTTKYEHIIPQLVAAEQNPKIEGVMIILNTVGGDVEAGLAIAEMISTLSKPTVTLVLGGGHSIGVPIAVSANHSIIAETATMTIHPIRLNGLVIGVPQTFEYLDKMQERVVRFVTKHSNVTEEKFKELMFKTGELTRDIGTTVIGADAVKYGLIDRVGGVGEAIQELNQRIEQRKSNVTGGLVQ